From the genome of Leguminivora glycinivorella isolate SPB_JAAS2020 chromosome Z, LegGlyc_1.1, whole genome shotgun sequence, one region includes:
- the LOC125240924 gene encoding antichymotrypsin-2-like isoform X1 yields the protein MSTFLLTFLFLIFSTNQISPANMDSAAVSSAIAKFSLQFCNELDKTKSVVSSPLSAEILLALLSLGSSEPALPELLGAIGIKDTDTIRSSFSQVASRLKSVKGVTLDVANRVFLKQGHELDAKLKDDAVKVFDAALEPMDFSDGAAAAKVINDWVESKTNNKIKDLISKDSLNAMTRLVLVNAIYFKGNWKHQFKAHNTMDKPFYVKKDTTVDVPMMYMEEKFRYGESEKLNAQLLEMPYEGEEASMLIVLPKDVEGLDAVLKQLATEVDLVQEMQSMISTKVQVTIPKFKIETEIDLKELLPKLGIKAIFNEENSGLTKILDGSEPLYVSKAIQKAFIEVNEEGAEAAAATAGAIRTRRAAPRDHTVFTADRPALWCLKIGDHVAFASWYRPTARAPRSDL from the exons ATGTCAACGTTTTTACTGa ctttcctctttttaatattttcaacaAACCAAATAAGTCCCGCAAATATGGATTCCGCCGCTGTATCTTCGGCTATTGCCAAGTTCTCCTTGCAGTTCTGCAAT GAGCTGGATAAAACCAAGAGTGTGGTGTCTTCCCCCCTGTCGGCTGAAATCCTTTTGGCACTTCTGTCTCTTGGATCCTCTGAACCAGCCCTTCCGGAGCTTCTGGGAGCCATCGGCATTAAAGATACTGACACA ATCCGCTCATCATTTTCACAAGTTGCATCCAGACTGAAATCCGTGAAAGGAGTCACTTTGGATGTAGCCAACCGGGTGTTTTTAAAACAGGGCCATGAACTGGATGCCAAGCTTAAAGATGATGCGGTCAAAGTTTTTGATGCCGCACTTGAACCCATGGATTTCTCTGATGGTGCTGCTGCAGCAAAAGTTATTAATGATTGG GTGGAGAGCAAAACTAACAATAAAATCAAGGATCTCATATCAAAAGACTCTCTCAATGCCATGACACGACTTGTACTTGTTAATGCTATCTACTTCAAG GGAAATTGGAAGCATCAGTTCAAGGCACATAATACCATGGACAAACCTTTCTACGTGAAGAAGGACACTACTGTGGATGTTCCTATGATGTACATGGAAGAGAAATTTAGATATGGTGAAAGTGAAAAATTAAATGCACAG TTGCTGGAGATGCCTTATGAAGGCGAAGAGGCGAGCATGTTGATCGTGCTGCCCAAGGACGTCGAGGGTCTCGACGCGGTCCTCAAGCAACTGGCCACGGAAGTCGACCTCGTCCAGGAGATGCAGAGCATGATCTCCACCAAAGTGCAGGTCACCATTCCCAAGTTCAAGATCGAGACTGAAATCGACCTCAAGGAACTATTGCCTAAG CTAGGCATCAAGGCTATCTTCAACGAAGAGAACTCCGGTCTAACCAAGATTTTGGACGGCAGCGAGCCCTTATACGTATCCAAGGCGATACAAAAGGCCTTTATCGAAGTTAATGAGGAGGGCGCGGAGGCGGCCGCCGCCACCG CTGGAGCCATCCGCACGCGACGCGCGGCGCCCAGGGACCACACCGTATTCACCGCCGACCGGCCGGCGCTCTGGTGTCTGAAGATCGGCGACCATGTGGCTTTCGCGTCCTGGTACCGGCCGACCGCTAGGGCCCCGCGCTCTGATCTATAA
- the LOC125240924 gene encoding antichymotrypsin-2-like isoform X4 has translation MDSAAVSSAIAKFSLQFCNELDKTKSVVSSPLSAEILLALLSLGSSEPALPELLGAIGIKDTDTIRSSFSQVASRLKSVKGVTLDVANRVFLKQGHELDAKLKDDAVKVFDAALEPMDFSDGAAAAKVINDWVESKTNNKIKDLISKDSLNAMTRLVLVNAIYFKGNWKHQFKAHNTMDKPFYVKKDTTVDVPMMYMEEKFRYGESEKLNAQLLEMPYEGEEASMLIVLPKDVEGLDAVLKQLATEVDLVQEMQSMISTKVQVTIPKFKIETEIDLKELLPKLGIKAIFNEENSGLTKILDGSEPLYVSKAIQKAFIEVNEEGAEAAAATAGAIRTRRAAPRDHTVFTADRPALWCLKIGDHVAFASWYRPTARAPRSDL, from the exons ATGGATTCCGCCGCTGTATCTTCGGCTATTGCCAAGTTCTCCTTGCAGTTCTGCAAT GAGCTGGATAAAACCAAGAGTGTGGTGTCTTCCCCCCTGTCGGCTGAAATCCTTTTGGCACTTCTGTCTCTTGGATCCTCTGAACCAGCCCTTCCGGAGCTTCTGGGAGCCATCGGCATTAAAGATACTGACACA ATCCGCTCATCATTTTCACAAGTTGCATCCAGACTGAAATCCGTGAAAGGAGTCACTTTGGATGTAGCCAACCGGGTGTTTTTAAAACAGGGCCATGAACTGGATGCCAAGCTTAAAGATGATGCGGTCAAAGTTTTTGATGCCGCACTTGAACCCATGGATTTCTCTGATGGTGCTGCTGCAGCAAAAGTTATTAATGATTGG GTGGAGAGCAAAACTAACAATAAAATCAAGGATCTCATATCAAAAGACTCTCTCAATGCCATGACACGACTTGTACTTGTTAATGCTATCTACTTCAAG GGAAATTGGAAGCATCAGTTCAAGGCACATAATACCATGGACAAACCTTTCTACGTGAAGAAGGACACTACTGTGGATGTTCCTATGATGTACATGGAAGAGAAATTTAGATATGGTGAAAGTGAAAAATTAAATGCACAG TTGCTGGAGATGCCTTATGAAGGCGAAGAGGCGAGCATGTTGATCGTGCTGCCCAAGGACGTCGAGGGTCTCGACGCGGTCCTCAAGCAACTGGCCACGGAAGTCGACCTCGTCCAGGAGATGCAGAGCATGATCTCCACCAAAGTGCAGGTCACCATTCCCAAGTTCAAGATCGAGACTGAAATCGACCTCAAGGAACTATTGCCTAAG CTAGGCATCAAGGCTATCTTCAACGAAGAGAACTCCGGTCTAACCAAGATTTTGGACGGCAGCGAGCCCTTATACGTATCCAAGGCGATACAAAAGGCCTTTATCGAAGTTAATGAGGAGGGCGCGGAGGCGGCCGCCGCCACCG CTGGAGCCATCCGCACGCGACGCGCGGCGCCCAGGGACCACACCGTATTCACCGCCGACCGGCCGGCGCTCTGGTGTCTGAAGATCGGCGACCATGTGGCTTTCGCGTCCTGGTACCGGCCGACCGCTAGGGCCCCGCGCTCTGATCTATAA
- the LOC125240924 gene encoding antichymotrypsin-2-like isoform X2: MSTFLLTFLFLIFSTNQISPANMDSAAVSSAIAKFSLQFCNELDKTKSVVSSPLSAEILLALLSLGSSEPALPELLGAIGIKDTDTIRSSFSQVASRLKSVKGVTLDVANRVFLKQGHELDAKLKDDAVKVFDAALEPMDFSDGAAAAKVINDWVESKTNNKIKDLISKDSLNAMTRLVLVNAIYFKGNWKHQFKAHNTMDKPFYVKKDTTVDVPMMYMEEKFRYGESEKLNAQLLEMPYEGEEASMLIVLPKDVEGLDAVLKQLATEVDLVQEMQSMISTKVQVTIPKFKIETEIDLKELLPKLGIKAIFNEENSGLTKILDGSEPLYVSKAIQKAFIEVNEEGAEAAAATAMSVMMCCAMVDFEPVPVFTADRPFLAAIQADGTLYFLAVHRGQE, encoded by the exons ATGTCAACGTTTTTACTGa ctttcctctttttaatattttcaacaAACCAAATAAGTCCCGCAAATATGGATTCCGCCGCTGTATCTTCGGCTATTGCCAAGTTCTCCTTGCAGTTCTGCAAT GAGCTGGATAAAACCAAGAGTGTGGTGTCTTCCCCCCTGTCGGCTGAAATCCTTTTGGCACTTCTGTCTCTTGGATCCTCTGAACCAGCCCTTCCGGAGCTTCTGGGAGCCATCGGCATTAAAGATACTGACACA ATCCGCTCATCATTTTCACAAGTTGCATCCAGACTGAAATCCGTGAAAGGAGTCACTTTGGATGTAGCCAACCGGGTGTTTTTAAAACAGGGCCATGAACTGGATGCCAAGCTTAAAGATGATGCGGTCAAAGTTTTTGATGCCGCACTTGAACCCATGGATTTCTCTGATGGTGCTGCTGCAGCAAAAGTTATTAATGATTGG GTGGAGAGCAAAACTAACAATAAAATCAAGGATCTCATATCAAAAGACTCTCTCAATGCCATGACACGACTTGTACTTGTTAATGCTATCTACTTCAAG GGAAATTGGAAGCATCAGTTCAAGGCACATAATACCATGGACAAACCTTTCTACGTGAAGAAGGACACTACTGTGGATGTTCCTATGATGTACATGGAAGAGAAATTTAGATATGGTGAAAGTGAAAAATTAAATGCACAG TTGCTGGAGATGCCTTATGAAGGCGAAGAGGCGAGCATGTTGATCGTGCTGCCCAAGGACGTCGAGGGTCTCGACGCGGTCCTCAAGCAACTGGCCACGGAAGTCGACCTCGTCCAGGAGATGCAGAGCATGATCTCCACCAAAGTGCAGGTCACCATTCCCAAGTTCAAGATCGAGACTGAAATCGACCTCAAGGAACTATTGCCTAAG CTAGGCATCAAGGCTATCTTCAACGAAGAGAACTCCGGTCTAACCAAGATTTTGGACGGCAGCGAGCCCTTATACGTATCCAAGGCGATACAAAAGGCCTTTATCGAAGTTAATGAGGAGGGCGCGGAGGCGGCCGCCGCCACCG CGATGAGTGTTATGATGTGTTGTGCGATGGTGGACTTCGAGCCGGTGCCAGTGTTCACCGCGGATCGACCGTTCCTCGCAGCCATCCAGGCTGACGGAACACTTTATTTCCTGGCCGTACACCGCGGCCAGGAATAG
- the LOC125240924 gene encoding antichymotrypsin-2-like isoform X3, translating to MSTFLLTFLFLIFSTNQISPANMDSAAVSSAIAKFSLQFCNELDKTKSVVSSPLSAEILLALLSLGSSEPALPELLGAIGIKDTDTIRSSFSQVASRLKSVKGVTLDVANRVFLKQGHELDAKLKDDAVKVFDAALEPMDFSDGAAAAKVINDWVESKTNNKIKDLISKDSLNAMTRLVLVNAIYFKGNWKHQFKAHNTMDKPFYVKKDTTVDVPMMYMEEKFRYGESEKLNAQLLEMPYEGEEASMLIVLPKDVEGLDAVLKQLATEVDLVQEMQSMISTKVQVTIPKFKIETEIDLKELLPKLGIKAIFNEENSGLTKILDGSEPLYVSKAIQKAFIEVNEEGAEAAAATGMVLMARCGFVMNFSFVADRPFLYVLAGSDKAPLFVGLYRGNK from the exons ATGTCAACGTTTTTACTGa ctttcctctttttaatattttcaacaAACCAAATAAGTCCCGCAAATATGGATTCCGCCGCTGTATCTTCGGCTATTGCCAAGTTCTCCTTGCAGTTCTGCAAT GAGCTGGATAAAACCAAGAGTGTGGTGTCTTCCCCCCTGTCGGCTGAAATCCTTTTGGCACTTCTGTCTCTTGGATCCTCTGAACCAGCCCTTCCGGAGCTTCTGGGAGCCATCGGCATTAAAGATACTGACACA ATCCGCTCATCATTTTCACAAGTTGCATCCAGACTGAAATCCGTGAAAGGAGTCACTTTGGATGTAGCCAACCGGGTGTTTTTAAAACAGGGCCATGAACTGGATGCCAAGCTTAAAGATGATGCGGTCAAAGTTTTTGATGCCGCACTTGAACCCATGGATTTCTCTGATGGTGCTGCTGCAGCAAAAGTTATTAATGATTGG GTGGAGAGCAAAACTAACAATAAAATCAAGGATCTCATATCAAAAGACTCTCTCAATGCCATGACACGACTTGTACTTGTTAATGCTATCTACTTCAAG GGAAATTGGAAGCATCAGTTCAAGGCACATAATACCATGGACAAACCTTTCTACGTGAAGAAGGACACTACTGTGGATGTTCCTATGATGTACATGGAAGAGAAATTTAGATATGGTGAAAGTGAAAAATTAAATGCACAG TTGCTGGAGATGCCTTATGAAGGCGAAGAGGCGAGCATGTTGATCGTGCTGCCCAAGGACGTCGAGGGTCTCGACGCGGTCCTCAAGCAACTGGCCACGGAAGTCGACCTCGTCCAGGAGATGCAGAGCATGATCTCCACCAAAGTGCAGGTCACCATTCCCAAGTTCAAGATCGAGACTGAAATCGACCTCAAGGAACTATTGCCTAAG CTAGGCATCAAGGCTATCTTCAACGAAGAGAACTCCGGTCTAACCAAGATTTTGGACGGCAGCGAGCCCTTATACGTATCCAAGGCGATACAAAAGGCCTTTATCGAAGTTAATGAGGAGGGCGCGGAGGCGGCCGCCGCCACCG GCATGGTCCTTATGGCGCGGTGCGGCTTCGTGATGAACTTCTCCTTCGTGGCCGACCGGCCTTTCCTGTACGTGCTGGCGGGCAGCGACAAGGCTCCGCTCTTCGTCGGACTCTACAGAGGAAACAAATAA
- the LOC125240932 gene encoding small integral membrane protein 8: MSSNEKPNTEKPGDGIRSMRSSTAFRVVNFELYAKPNIVIMSLGLTCFGLTLGYIAYMRHKYESLGYYAAVDKDGKEIFEKKKSKWD, encoded by the exons ATGTCGAGTAATGAAAAACCGAATACTGAGAAACCTGGAGATGGAATTCGCTCTATGAGATCAAGTACAGCATTTAGAGTTGTTAATTTTGAGCTATATGCGAAGCCA AATATTGTAATTATGAGTTTAGGCCTCACATGCTTTGGCCTTACGTTAGGTTACATTGCATACATGAGGCATAAATATGAATCTTTGGGATACTATGCAGCAGTTGACAAAGACGGGAAAGAAATATTTGAAAAGAAGAAATCTAAATGGGATTAG